Below is a genomic region from Rhodohalobacter sp. 614A.
CGTTTTACGAGTTGGTGAATCTCATTCGCCGCACTTTCTTCGGGATGAATCAGAACGTCAATTCCAAGTTCGTTTGGAGTTAACGGGGAATCGGGACGAGACAATTCGTTGTTCCGAACTCTGGCAATGGCTCGCTTAACCCCAAGACGTTTGGCCATCATCGATGAAATAATATTCACTTCGTCCACACTTGTAACGGCAATCATCAGATCGGCCTCATCAGTACCTGCTTCCACAAGCACTTTGGGAGATGTTGCGTTTCCTTCAACGGTAAGTACATCCAGATTTTCAATCACCCGCTGCAGGCATCGTTTTCTCTCATCAATTACTGTAACATCATGTTGTTCTATCGAAAGAACTTTACTGAGTTCGTAGCCTACTTCGCCGGCACCGGCAATAACAATTTTCAATAGTATCCTCGTTTTTGAAAAGAATCATCAAAAAATATCACTTATTCTAAAGAAAGCGAAGTGAGTTCTTCATCATGAAAATTTTCGCAAAAGTGTTTCGCACTCTTCTTTTAAAAAACCATTTATCAGATCAAAGTCATTCCAATTTTCCACGGCGCCATCTTCATCAATGTTTTGAAACTCATCCACATATTTCTTCGCGTCAGGAATCTCACATCCATACACAACTGTTTTTATGTTGTATGCCAGAATTTCTTTGATACAATCCGAGCAGGGCTGAGACGTAGAATAGAGTATAAATCCCGAAAGATTTTTTTTGCCCGTTTGTTCTGAAAGTCTGCAGATTATTTTTGTTACTGCATGAGTGGATGGTTCTCTCATTTCTTCGGCCGTGCTGAAGGCTGTCGCAAAAACCTGGTCTCCCATTGCCAGCGCTGCACCAAATGGCGTTTTGTTGTGCTCTGCCATTTGAATGGCCGCCCGCATACAATCTCTATTTGGTTTGATGCTCATTGAATCATGTTTTAAAAAAGAAACCTGAAAACATCTTCAACAACCGCTTGACTTTCCTTTACAGCATCTGTCAATCCTGAAGGGCAACCTCTTTTTCCTGATGAGGATTCAGGTGCTTGTTCAAATAGTTTGTGTACGTTTTATATAACAGCAGGTAACTTTGAT
It encodes:
- a CDS encoding deaminase; this encodes MSIKPNRDCMRAAIQMAEHNKTPFGAALAMGDQVFATAFSTAEEMREPSTHAVTKIICRLSEQTGKKNLSGFILYSTSQPCSDCIKEILAYNIKTVVYGCEIPDAKKYVDEFQNIDEDGAVENWNDFDLINGFLKEECETLLRKFS